One stretch of Arachis hypogaea cultivar Tifrunner chromosome 20, arahy.Tifrunner.gnm2.J5K5, whole genome shotgun sequence DNA includes these proteins:
- the LOC112782896 gene encoding serine/threonine-protein kinase PBL36 isoform X1 encodes MGFGNNKNSSSSSSNHNNNNNNNNNNNNNNNVIKAGSLDVGKSKGRKKGENEKGWWPKFSFFGSCIPSRSKVVTSISGTTSTQTAEIKSVSESCTKETVAPPESTMTTTSNEESIPSTPKVSEELKVASCLRKFTFNGLKVATRNFRPESLLGEGGFGCVFKGWIEENGIAPVKPGTGLTVAVKTLNHNGNQGHKEWLAELNYLGDLVHPNLVKLIGFCIEDDQRLLVYEFMPRGSLENHLFRRPLPLPWSIRMKIALGAAKGLAFLHEEAQRPIIYRDFKTSNILLDAEYNAKLSDFGLAKDGPEGEKTHVSTRVMGTYGYAAPEYVMTGHLTSKSDVYSFGVVLLEMLTGRRAIDKRRPNGEHNLVEWARPVLGDHRILFRIVDPRLEGHFSVKGAQKAAQLAAQCLSRDPKSRPLMSEVVQSLKPLPNLKDMAISSYHFQVTRVERTFSMPNHKNGIKTQLVALPKKGQPVRTLSTPNVPHGSPYLNYSKSPKPKDLS; translated from the exons ATGGGGTTTGGGAATAATAAGAATAGTAGTAGCAGCAGCagcaaccacaacaacaacaacaacaacaataataataataataataataataatgttattaaAGCTGGAAGTTTGGATGTGGGAAAATCAaagggaaggaagaagggagagaaTGAGAAAGGGTGGTGGCCTAAATTTAGTTTCTTTGGGAGTTGCATACCTTCAAGATCGAAGGTTGTTACCTCCATTAGTGGCACTACTTCTACTCAAACTG CAGAAATCAAATCTGTGTCAGAGAGTTGCACGAAAGAAACTGTTGCTCCTCCAGAGTCCACTATGACAACAACAAGCAATGAAGAGAGTATTCCTTCCACTCCAAAAGTCAGTGAGGAGTTGAAGGTAGCTTCTTGTTTGAGAAAATTCACATTCAATGGACTTAAGGTGGCAACTCGGAATTTCAGACCGGAGAGTCTTCTTGGAGAGGGAGGGTTTGGTTGTGTATTCAAGGGTTGGATTGAGGAGAATGGAATTGCACCTGTTAAACCGGGTACCGGTCTTACCGTTGCAGTCAAGACCCTGAACCACAATGGAAATCAGGGTCACAAAGAGTGGCTT GCTGAATTAAACTATCTTGGTGATCTTGTCCATCCTAATCTTGTTAAATTGATTGGTTTCTGTATAGAAGATGaccagagattattggtttacgAGTTTATGCCCCGAGGCAGTTTGGAGAATCACCTCTTTAGAA GGCCCCTACCGCTTCCTTGGTCTATCAGAATGAAAATTGCACTTGGTGCTGCAAAAGGTCTTGCTTTTCTTCATGAAGAGGCTCAGAGGCCAATAATCTATCGCGATTTCAAGACATCCAATATCCTATTGGATGCG GAATACAATGCAAAGCTCTCTGATTTTGGACTTGCCAAAGATGGCCCTGAGGGGGAAAAGACACATGTATCAACAAGAGTCATGGGAACATATGGTTATGCTGCTCCGGAGTATGTCATGACCG GACATTTGACATCAAAAAGTGATGTCTACAGTTTCGGAGTGGTGCTTCTTGAAATGCTCACTGGCCGCCGAGCAATCGATAAGAGAAGACCAAATGGAGAACACAATCTGGTTGAGTGGGCTAGACCTGTTCTCGGAGATCATAGGATCCTATTCCGGATAGTCGATCCCCGGCTTGAAGGGCACTTCTCGGTTAAAGGTGCACAGAAAGCTGCCCAGCTAGCTGCTCAATGCCTTAGCCGCGACCCGAAATCCAGACCTTTGATGAGTGAAGTTGTTCAAAGTTTAAAGCCATTGCCAAACCTTAAGGATATGGCCATTTCTTCTTACCACTTCCAGGTCACGCGAGTCGAGCGTACTTTCTCCATGCCAAATCATAAAAACGGCATCAAAACGCAGTTAGTAGCTTTACCAAAGAAAGGTCAACCTGTAAGGACATTGTCAACTCCAAATGTTCCACATGGTTCTCCATATCTTAATTATAGCAAGTCTCCAAAACCAAAGGA TCTCAGCTAA
- the LOC112782896 gene encoding serine/threonine-protein kinase PBL36 isoform X2: MGFGNNKNSSSSSSNHNNNNNNNNNNNNNNNVIKAGSLDVGKSKGRKKGENEKGWWPKFSFFGSCIPSRSKVVTSISGTTSTQTEIKSVSESCTKETVAPPESTMTTTSNEESIPSTPKVSEELKVASCLRKFTFNGLKVATRNFRPESLLGEGGFGCVFKGWIEENGIAPVKPGTGLTVAVKTLNHNGNQGHKEWLAELNYLGDLVHPNLVKLIGFCIEDDQRLLVYEFMPRGSLENHLFRRPLPLPWSIRMKIALGAAKGLAFLHEEAQRPIIYRDFKTSNILLDAEYNAKLSDFGLAKDGPEGEKTHVSTRVMGTYGYAAPEYVMTGHLTSKSDVYSFGVVLLEMLTGRRAIDKRRPNGEHNLVEWARPVLGDHRILFRIVDPRLEGHFSVKGAQKAAQLAAQCLSRDPKSRPLMSEVVQSLKPLPNLKDMAISSYHFQVTRVERTFSMPNHKNGIKTQLVALPKKGQPVRTLSTPNVPHGSPYLNYSKSPKPKDLS; the protein is encoded by the exons ATGGGGTTTGGGAATAATAAGAATAGTAGTAGCAGCAGCagcaaccacaacaacaacaacaacaacaataataataataataataataataatgttattaaAGCTGGAAGTTTGGATGTGGGAAAATCAaagggaaggaagaagggagagaaTGAGAAAGGGTGGTGGCCTAAATTTAGTTTCTTTGGGAGTTGCATACCTTCAAGATCGAAGGTTGTTACCTCCATTAGTGGCACTACTTCTACTCAAACTG AAATCAAATCTGTGTCAGAGAGTTGCACGAAAGAAACTGTTGCTCCTCCAGAGTCCACTATGACAACAACAAGCAATGAAGAGAGTATTCCTTCCACTCCAAAAGTCAGTGAGGAGTTGAAGGTAGCTTCTTGTTTGAGAAAATTCACATTCAATGGACTTAAGGTGGCAACTCGGAATTTCAGACCGGAGAGTCTTCTTGGAGAGGGAGGGTTTGGTTGTGTATTCAAGGGTTGGATTGAGGAGAATGGAATTGCACCTGTTAAACCGGGTACCGGTCTTACCGTTGCAGTCAAGACCCTGAACCACAATGGAAATCAGGGTCACAAAGAGTGGCTT GCTGAATTAAACTATCTTGGTGATCTTGTCCATCCTAATCTTGTTAAATTGATTGGTTTCTGTATAGAAGATGaccagagattattggtttacgAGTTTATGCCCCGAGGCAGTTTGGAGAATCACCTCTTTAGAA GGCCCCTACCGCTTCCTTGGTCTATCAGAATGAAAATTGCACTTGGTGCTGCAAAAGGTCTTGCTTTTCTTCATGAAGAGGCTCAGAGGCCAATAATCTATCGCGATTTCAAGACATCCAATATCCTATTGGATGCG GAATACAATGCAAAGCTCTCTGATTTTGGACTTGCCAAAGATGGCCCTGAGGGGGAAAAGACACATGTATCAACAAGAGTCATGGGAACATATGGTTATGCTGCTCCGGAGTATGTCATGACCG GACATTTGACATCAAAAAGTGATGTCTACAGTTTCGGAGTGGTGCTTCTTGAAATGCTCACTGGCCGCCGAGCAATCGATAAGAGAAGACCAAATGGAGAACACAATCTGGTTGAGTGGGCTAGACCTGTTCTCGGAGATCATAGGATCCTATTCCGGATAGTCGATCCCCGGCTTGAAGGGCACTTCTCGGTTAAAGGTGCACAGAAAGCTGCCCAGCTAGCTGCTCAATGCCTTAGCCGCGACCCGAAATCCAGACCTTTGATGAGTGAAGTTGTTCAAAGTTTAAAGCCATTGCCAAACCTTAAGGATATGGCCATTTCTTCTTACCACTTCCAGGTCACGCGAGTCGAGCGTACTTTCTCCATGCCAAATCATAAAAACGGCATCAAAACGCAGTTAGTAGCTTTACCAAAGAAAGGTCAACCTGTAAGGACATTGTCAACTCCAAATGTTCCACATGGTTCTCCATATCTTAATTATAGCAAGTCTCCAAAACCAAAGGA TCTCAGCTAA
- the LOC112782896 gene encoding serine/threonine-protein kinase PBL34 isoform X3: MTTTSNEESIPSTPKVSEELKVASCLRKFTFNGLKVATRNFRPESLLGEGGFGCVFKGWIEENGIAPVKPGTGLTVAVKTLNHNGNQGHKEWLAELNYLGDLVHPNLVKLIGFCIEDDQRLLVYEFMPRGSLENHLFRRPLPLPWSIRMKIALGAAKGLAFLHEEAQRPIIYRDFKTSNILLDAEYNAKLSDFGLAKDGPEGEKTHVSTRVMGTYGYAAPEYVMTGHLTSKSDVYSFGVVLLEMLTGRRAIDKRRPNGEHNLVEWARPVLGDHRILFRIVDPRLEGHFSVKGAQKAAQLAAQCLSRDPKSRPLMSEVVQSLKPLPNLKDMAISSYHFQVTRVERTFSMPNHKNGIKTQLVALPKKGQPVRTLSTPNVPHGSPYLNYSKSPKPKDLS, encoded by the exons ATGACAACAACAAGCAATGAAGAGAGTATTCCTTCCACTCCAAAAGTCAGTGAGGAGTTGAAGGTAGCTTCTTGTTTGAGAAAATTCACATTCAATGGACTTAAGGTGGCAACTCGGAATTTCAGACCGGAGAGTCTTCTTGGAGAGGGAGGGTTTGGTTGTGTATTCAAGGGTTGGATTGAGGAGAATGGAATTGCACCTGTTAAACCGGGTACCGGTCTTACCGTTGCAGTCAAGACCCTGAACCACAATGGAAATCAGGGTCACAAAGAGTGGCTT GCTGAATTAAACTATCTTGGTGATCTTGTCCATCCTAATCTTGTTAAATTGATTGGTTTCTGTATAGAAGATGaccagagattattggtttacgAGTTTATGCCCCGAGGCAGTTTGGAGAATCACCTCTTTAGAA GGCCCCTACCGCTTCCTTGGTCTATCAGAATGAAAATTGCACTTGGTGCTGCAAAAGGTCTTGCTTTTCTTCATGAAGAGGCTCAGAGGCCAATAATCTATCGCGATTTCAAGACATCCAATATCCTATTGGATGCG GAATACAATGCAAAGCTCTCTGATTTTGGACTTGCCAAAGATGGCCCTGAGGGGGAAAAGACACATGTATCAACAAGAGTCATGGGAACATATGGTTATGCTGCTCCGGAGTATGTCATGACCG GACATTTGACATCAAAAAGTGATGTCTACAGTTTCGGAGTGGTGCTTCTTGAAATGCTCACTGGCCGCCGAGCAATCGATAAGAGAAGACCAAATGGAGAACACAATCTGGTTGAGTGGGCTAGACCTGTTCTCGGAGATCATAGGATCCTATTCCGGATAGTCGATCCCCGGCTTGAAGGGCACTTCTCGGTTAAAGGTGCACAGAAAGCTGCCCAGCTAGCTGCTCAATGCCTTAGCCGCGACCCGAAATCCAGACCTTTGATGAGTGAAGTTGTTCAAAGTTTAAAGCCATTGCCAAACCTTAAGGATATGGCCATTTCTTCTTACCACTTCCAGGTCACGCGAGTCGAGCGTACTTTCTCCATGCCAAATCATAAAAACGGCATCAAAACGCAGTTAGTAGCTTTACCAAAGAAAGGTCAACCTGTAAGGACATTGTCAACTCCAAATGTTCCACATGGTTCTCCATATCTTAATTATAGCAAGTCTCCAAAACCAAAGGA TCTCAGCTAA